The Saccharolobus shibatae B12 genomic interval AAGGAAGGGAGACAGTAAAGGAGTACATTAGGCTAATAGGTAACATGTCTTAAAACCTTGTAACTTCTGTTATATATTATTCTACTTATGTCTTACACATTACATTTTAAGTTTAAAATTAACAGTTGGACTATTTAATAAAGTAAAGCTTAAAAAAGGATTTTTACATTATTATATAATGGCGGGAAAGTTTTATGTGATAGTAGGGATTTTAGCTCTACTCTTCATAATACTATACTCTCTATTACCATTCTATTCCAAAAATGATCCGACGCTCCTAGGACTACCCCTATTTTATTGGTATCAAATTATCCTAATGCCAATAGGGGCTCTTGTGTTCTACGCGGTTGTTACAATCGTAAGGGATTGAGAGTATGGATGGGTTACACGTCTCGATAATTTCACTAGTGCTGTTTGTAATTTTATTTGTAGTTTTTGTATATTTGGGCTTTTATGGAAGTAGATGGAGAAGAGGAGATCTATCAAAGCTTCATGAATGGGCACTAGCAGGAAGAAGATTAGGACCATACTTGATGTGGTTCCTACTAACTGCCGATTTATATACTGCATACACATTTATTGCAGTACCCTCTCTAGTTTTAGCTAGTGGTCCAGTTGGATTTTTCGCAGCCTTTTACTCTGCAGTCACACCGTTCATAGCCCTACTCTTCATGCCTAGATTATGGACGATTGCAAAAAACAAGGGGTACGTTACAGCAGCTGACTTCATTAAGGATAGATTTAACAACAAGATTCTAGCTGGTCTTGTCGCAATTACTGGTGTGGTTGCTGAATTGCCCTATATAGCGTTACAAATTGTGGGTATGCAAGTAGCATTACTTATCCTGTTACTAGGTTTAGGAGTTAGTAACGTTTCATTAGCAAGTGATTTAAGCCTTTTAGTAGCCTTCATAATTTTGGCAGCATTCGTATTTACGAGTGGTCTTAGGGGTGCGGCGTTAACTGCAGTATATAAGGATATCATAATTTTGGGTACAGTAATAAGCATTGCAATCTATGTCCCATTAGCTTTTGGAGGATTTTCAGGTGCATTCCATAACGCTCTAACATTAAGCTCACAAATTAATTTAGCATTAAATAATGTTAATAAACCAATTTTCTATAATTATTTACCTAACACCCTTGCTGCACAAACTGCTTATATTTCCTTAGCCATTGGAAGCGCATTCGCCCTCTATCTATATCCTCATGCTGTAAATGCAAGTGTAAGTTCAGATTCTAAGAAATCACTTAAATTATCCCTAGCATTACAGCCCTTCTACTCGATCATATTAGCCATTATAGCCCTATTTGGTATCCTGGTTTACGCTAACCCCAATGTGGTTAGTTTTATCGCTAAAACACATTCTGGTGCAGTAGCTGTTCCCGCTCTAATAGGGTATTCGATGCCAGATTGGTTTGTTGGAATAGCGTTATTGGGAATTTTCATAGGAGGTCTGGTTCCTGCAGCTATAATGGCAATTGGAGCAGCTAATCTCCTTACTAGGAACATTATAAAGGAGTTTAAACCTAATATGTCTCCTAGCACAGAATCAGCCCTAGCTAAATGGATTTCCACTGCGTTTAAATTTTTAGCCTTAGCCCTAGTATTCGCTACACCATCAACTTATGCCATACAGTTACAATTATTAGGTGGGATAATTATTTTACAAACTTTACCTTCAGTGTTCCTAGGACTTTATACTAATAAGCTCAATGGTTATGCGTTAGTTGGAGGTTGGGCGGGAGGAATGTTTAGTGGTATATATCTAACATTATTGGCTAATCACTTCGGCCCACTGAAAACCTCATCTTTCTTAACACCTTTAGGGCCAATGTATATAGGAGTAATATCAACTCTTATTAACTTAGCCATAGGAGTAATTGGGACCGCAATAGCCTACGGAGTAGGCTGGAGACCAGTAAGCAATATAAGGGCAGAAGAAATAGGTTAAATTCTTTTTTATTATTTATTAAAATATCAAATTCTTTTTTTTAAAAACCATTAACTCTTCCTTATTAACCTCTCAGCATTATGCTTCAATATTTTATCCTTAATATCTTGGCTTAAATTTACACTCTTGAACTCCTCTATCCAACGTTCTGGCCTTATCAGAGGAAAATCTGAGCCAAACAATAATTTATCGCTAAGTCTTTTCGCATTATTCCAAATCGCTTGTGGAATATATTTAGGAGCCCAACCTGAAAGATCTAAATAAACGTTGGGCTTATGTAATGCGATTGCTATTGCTTCTTCAGTCCATGGCCAACCGAAATGAGCTAATACGATTTTCATGTTATTATACCTCACTGCTATTTCATCAAAGTAAATTGGTCTGCCGTAGTCTAACCTAATACTTGATTTTACACCAGCCCCAATACCAGATGTACCGGTGTGAAATACAACTACTAGTTCATGGCTATCAATTATCTCGTAAAGTTTTAATACCCTTTCGTCTAGAGGATTGAAACCTTGCAACTGTGGATGTAATTTAACACCTATTGGCTCAAACTCCCTTATTGCCTTTTTTAGTTCCTCGATAGCGTTTGGTTTTAATGGATCAACTGAAATAAATTTCACAATCCTATCATCTAGGTTAATCACTTGATTTGGAATTCTTCTGCCCAAAAACGTCGTGGAATCTATCGGTAATACAACAAACCTCTTTATCCCGAAAGACTCGTAATAATCTAAAATCTCCTTTAATCCCTTAACTTCAACCTTCGCATTAAAGTATTTAATAGCGGGTTCAGCATACTCTCCTAAAAAATCTAAAAACTCTTTAACGGGAGCATGAAAATGAAAATCTATCATTATTAAATCTATGCGATTAAGTGTTAAATATTTTACGGGAAACTGACAATATTAAGGAGTAATAGGGGTGTTATACTTGCTCAAGTTATAAAGGGCAAGGTAAAATTGGATGAGTGTGGACTTAGTGTCGTCATTGAGCTATTTATATTTCTATGTTATTGGAATGAATAAGGCATGCAAAACGTTATTTTGCACCTACAATTTGTAGAGATTTCCCTTGTTTAATAAATTATATACTAATGACGACACTATCACCATACTCGCTAATGCTAAACTTACTTTTAAATAACGCTTGATTTAGAATTTAAGAAAATTTAACTAGCTTAACATCTAAGAAAATTGAAGGATTCATCAAAGCACATTCTCACACTTTTGATAAAAACCCTCTAAAGTCTAAAAGGGAGTTGCAAGATACTTCCTTGAAAATAGTAAGGGACTACTGCACTGAGAAAGAAAGATACACCAGACGTGGGAAAGAAACAAGACTTTTCCCAAACGATCATCTGTTTTTTATATTACAAATAATTGCTTGTACTTATAACCATTGACTTTGTAGACATATATTATAGTAATAAGGAGATGTGTTAATAGTACTATAGGATCTCCCAACTTTGTAGACAAGTCATATAACTCTTTTAGCTTATTGAGACCTCTGTCCTCACTTCTGTTAGGTTTATCAGGTAACTTTATTCCATACCAACCTAAAGTTTCGATTTCTTTCTTAATATAGTCCAAATCTACCCCTTCATCCTCTATTCTATCATGTAGATCCATTACACTCTTAATAAACTGTTTAGGCTTATTGACGGAATTAAGGATGAATGGCAAATAGTTAATAACCTCACTTAGCGATAACTTTGAAGTCCTTAATGTCCAGTGGGAGTATCTTAATGCTCTAGTTAAATACGCTGTGTTTTTAAACTTTAGGGGATCGGTGATCGTTAATACGGTCTGCGTCTTTAAGGTTAATTTACCACAAATTTTCTCCACAATAGCTAATATAAAGTGTTCTCTGCTTTCATATAGCTGTAGCATCCTAACCTCGTAGGGATCTATTGCAATTTCACCAAATCTTATTCCCAATCTGGGTCGATTCTTGGTAAAGAAAACGTAGGGATCATAGAGACCTATTTCGCCTTCATAGGGTTTAATAGTCACATAAACCTTTAGCCCCATATATTCAGCCTCAAATTCTCTATCTTGAATTGAATTGAACTTCTTCATTAGACTAAGTAAATTGTTTGTTTTAAAGGTCCAAAGTACTGGGAATTTTAAATTCTCAACTTCTTTAACCTCTCCGACGTTCTCTTCGAACTTTTTTAACAGCTCTTTTTTATTAATTTTGAGCTTACTGATCTCGTCGAGTAAACCCTTTAGTTTGCCGTTATTAAAATAGTCATCAAATACCTTGTGCGCTAGGTAGGAAAAATAGAAAATATTATCTTTATCTTTCAACTCCTCTAGTTCCTTTACTTCATCTCGGTATTTCTCATGAAGAGATTTTAAGGGTTCCACAGTATGTGTCTTAGAAAGTGTTTCTGCTGCCATCATTAGATTGTCGAAAAATTTTTGAACATTCTTAACGTCTATTTCTCCGTCAATAACCATATTAAAAATAGCTACTGCCATATTACACATTCAACCTAGTAATATTTTATACTTTATTACAACGTAAAGCGTAGTCAGACTTCTACAAAACCGTTTGGAGACCTCTACATGAGACGTTATTTGACTTGAGCAAAACTGAAAAATTACTATAATTATAATATGTCATATTTTACTATTATGCACTCTATTCAATGATAGAGAACGTTATAATATATATTAACATGATAAATATCTAAGCTATCCTATACGTGAATTATATATCATTATAATAAATAAATACTAATGTAAATTGAATTAATAAGGGCTATATTTATTTTTCGCATTATAAATGACTTTTAAATCTCCGAAAAATTTGGAGAGAGTATAGATATACGTTATGTATTATGTTGAAAGAAAGCCATTGTATTATGGGAAATCCTTATTTACTATAAATTTTAAATAAAACTATATCAAAGTAGGATTCGTAGCTTATTAATGGTACTTCCATTAATGGCATCGTATTAAACCTGGGAGAGTTTAAATTTGTGTTTAAACTTACGTTTAAACACGGCAAAGACGATTACTATTTCAGAAGAGGCGTATAGGTTATTACTTAAGGAGAAGAGGAATGGGGAGAGTTTTTCAGATGTCATTGTAAAGCTTATAAAGGGTAATAGGAGAAAGGTAATGAAATACGCTGGAATTTGGTCAGATATGAATGATGAAGAGACTAACAAACTTTTTAAAGACTTAGAGAAAATATGGGTAAGATAGAATGTAAATGCTTAGATAGTGATATATTAATTGATTTCTTAAGAGGTAAGAAAAAAGCTGTAAGTTACATTGATATTATAAAAAACAATTTTAGGATAGTAACAGCAGTGGTTAATGCATTCGAATTGTATTACACCGCTTATAAGTATAATCGAGATATTGAGAAAATTGACGAATTTATGCAGTCCATTGAAATACTTCCATTTACCCTAACTGAGGCTAAGAAAGCAGCTGAGATAAAAGCGAAACTTGAGAGTGAAGGGGAAATGATAGGATTAAAAGATGTATTAATTAGCTCTATTGCAATTTCAAATTCTTGTGACATAGTTACCAGAAATGTAAAACATTTCAGTAAAATTCTAGGAGTTAAAGTCGAGAATTGGAGGTAATAAAAAGTGCGGGAAGGAAGGATATTCAGTTAAACTATTTTATCCACTTTTTAACTCCTTAAAATTATTTTCGAGGTGATGAATTTGGGGTCTAAGGCTATTCGCTTTTTGCAAGTAGTTAAACTTTTAACCTATTAACAAAATGTTACACTATGTCTTTCTTTAACGTGGATGAAATAAAGAAGTTAATAAATAGGAACAATTCCGTATTAGTAGTATGGGATGTTCAAGAAGCATTAGTCAATTCAATTTTCAACAAGGAAGAGTTTATCGCAAAACTAAAGGAATTGATAGAATCTGCTAGAAAGTATAATGTACCAATAGTTTATACAATGATTACGCCTTTTCCCGATAGATTCCAGCCTAAAATTAGACGCTCATTTAACCCTGGTGATATTTACAAGGAGGTTTATCCAAAAGAGGGAGATGTCATCTTAAGGAAAAACACCCCAAGCATATTTGTGGGAACGAATTTTGAGCTAATGTTAAGGAACGCTGGTATTTACTCAATAGTCTTCACTGGAATAGCTACGGACATTGGAGTGGAAACTTCAGCGAGACATGCACAAGCTTTAGGTTTTATACCAATCGTTGCAAAAGAAGCCGTATCATCAACTGATAAGGAGGCCCATGAGAGATCGTTATTAAATATGCAAAAACTGATGCTTGTGTTATCAAATAAAGAGATTGTTGAATTATGGGAGAAGTAATTAAGGTTGAAAAGCAACATTAATATCAACATTTCTTCCATTTGCTAAAATTAGTCTAATTGTATAAGTATTTCCAGGGGTAAGTTGTTGTAAATTAGTGTTGAAGTTTATTTTTATGGAATTATAACCTTTTGATAATGCCTTTGGTGTGATCTCATTTGTAGAGTAATCTGTATTTAGAATAATAGAACTGAGTATTTCCTCTTCAATATCAGAGGAGACAGCAATAAACGCTTCTCCATTACTTCTCAATATTCCACCATGTGCAGTAATATTAGGAGTAGAAGAACTGCTTGAAACATTAGTAGATGAAGTAATTTCAATAGGAGTAGAAGAGGCTTGAGGTGGAGGCGGAGTAGTAACGGGCCTTTTCACGGCTGTTAAGTTACCAAGTCCTATATACGTAATGATTAAACCTATAAATGCCAAGAGTCCCCCATATTCTAGTTTAAAGATGAATATAATAACCCCTAAAATTAAAACAATTCCTCCTATTGATAAGTGATTACTCCCATAGTGATTACCGATTAGCCTATACGAAAATCCCAACATTATAAACGTTATAAACGCAAACAACTCCAATAATGTCTGTATTGGGTTAAGTATTGAACTAGTGATACCGTTAAATACTAAAGACAATGTATACGTCACAACTCCAACTATTGCCAATATCGATAATACTAGGAACAAGGACGATATTATATTTCCTATCCCAATATTTACTTCTGCCTTTCCTAATGTGTAAAAACCTCGTTGAATATCGAGATATGTTAGGATTGTCAATAATGTGGATACTGCTGAGGAAGGTAATAACACTAGGAACTCCTGTAGTGGTGTGGGTAAGCCTAGATATTCCATGAGGTAAGTGAATAGTATTGCAAGTAGCTCAATTAATATTATGATAATGATTTCAATATTACCTCTCTTTAAATAACTTAAGCCCTTATATTCTACTTCACTGTAACTCATCACTTTATATATAATCGTATCGCTATTAAAAATGTTTCTAGATTTGTATAATTATTGAGCAGCTTTCCAAGAAATAAAATAATAGCCAAAACTTGGGTAAAAGAGTTTTAGAATAATCCTATTTCTTTCAATAACTAAACGATGATTTGGTATTGGAGAAGGTATTTGAGGACCATCTATTACTACTAAGTCGTATCTTTCGGCTTTTACATCTATAAATCTGTAACCCTCGGGGAACTTAACTTCTAATGTCGAGAATAGGGTAGGTTGCATTACTGATAAACCGTCCATCATTTCGGGATCGTCATATCTCTCTATTGTTTCCTTTTGCGTGAATGTGAAGTAGTTAGACTGAATTACTTTAAATCCATGTATTATTTTCTCTCCTACTCTCGCTGGTGGATTCAACGTTAGTTTAATGTAGGCTTTCTGGACTCCTAGTTCGATCTTCTCCACACTTATTTTACCAAATTCCCTTTTAGGCTTATAGACTTTCAATTTAGTTTTAACCTTATCGTCAACCGACCAGTAACTATTATCTTCAATATATGGTACGCCATTCTTTAATGCAACAGTATGAAATTTAAAGCTTTTAGTTTTACTCCTATCCTTATAAAATGTAACTTTAACCCTTTGTTCTAGATTGAGGAATTGGAAATCTCGAACCAAGTGGAGCTCAAATCTGTTATTATTTAACTCTCCCTCAATTTGAATTAGTCCTAACTTACTGAGGATTAGTATAGCCTTGTATAACTGATTAGTTGAAACTTTCTTAGATTTAGGAAGTTCTCGGGATGTAATATGCCCGTTATTTTCCAACAAACTCTTTATAACGCTTAGCAGAATTTTCGGTTTCTTCACATCTTATCTATAAGATAAGAAAGTTTATTACTCTTTTTTCAGTTTCAATAAAGGCTAACTGATATTTTAGTAAAAAAACTATTTCCTTACTATTTTTACCACTCTTCTTCCTCTTCTTCCCATAAGTCCTCTTCTTCCTCGTCCCAGTCTTCCTCTTCTTCCCATAAGTCCTCTTCTTCCTCGAATATCATTATACCACTCCATTTTAACCTTTAACATGGGATTAAAATGTTTTTGGGGGGAAAGTACATCCATAGTCACATGCATTTATCAATTCGGCTTTATGATAAAACGAACTACAAACCTTGTCTTTTTAAAGCAGGATAAAGCTTTTTAACCAACTTAACAAACGCTCTCCTATGACACCTCCTTCCGGTCAACCTACTGAGGATGAGGAGCGGGAGCCGACCATTACTCCCGCAATACCAGAAGGAGGTGTCTACGAAGTTAAGTTCGAGAATAGGAGGACAAACATAGTTCGTCTCCTACCAAACGGCTATCAACATAAGAAGTTACTGAAGTTAGCAGACGTTTCAGCCAAGTTATTCAACGAGATAAACTACGAGAGGAGACAACAATTCTTTCACGGGGAAGAAGTAGACTTCAAAGGAACGTGGGGCAAGTACTATGAGAAGTATAAGAACACACTGGGTGTTAACGCTCAAGCAGTAATGCAGAAGAACAACGAGGTGTGATCGTCGTTCTTCTCCCTACTTAAACTCAAGAAGGAGGGAAAACTACCACACATGGATCATGTCTCTCCTCCACGTTATTGGAAGGACAGTTTAGGGCGGGGAGTTGGTCAGAACTTACTTCTTCTCCACCAAGGGGTTAGGTCTCCTATCGGTCATCTTGTCTCTGACTCGAGTATTGAGGTTCAGAGAATCCTATTTTACACCAATTTACAAAAATAGGTTAAGTGGGCGAAAGGCTTCACCATTTATGGAGATGGATAGCCCTCTTATATTTAAATACCGCTTTGTCGAGATATCCTTTAGTAGTGCTAATGACGCTCCTCCTCAGGTCGATTGAGGGCTTAATGGGGCTGAGGGAGGAGTATCTCTCTCCTCTCTTAAGGGGCTAGACGTTATGGATGAAAGTTCCCTTCTCTTTTCATATGGGGGGAGTTCTGGCGACCCCTACTGCCCCTCAAATGAGGTCCCGAATCAATGAGGGGAACGATGAGCCCTCTGAAAGAGAACCCTTCGCCCTTTCAGATGAGAGAGACGTCAGAACCGAAACGTAATTGTGATTCTCCTCAAAAACACTACCTCCGCATCTAAACAATTATAACCAATTTCCTTGGTTCTAGAAATCAGATTTACGGCGTATTATGAAGGAATACTTGGATTCAACGAGTATTACTCCAATTTATTCTTATCAGCTTAATCTCGAATCGAATATTCAACGATTCTACACTACATTAAATAAAGTTTATCCCTAAAAACTCTTCTGCGAATTGCTAACGCATCCAAAATCATCTCGTTCAAATCCTCCAAAATGGTATCTGTACCTTAACCTCTTTGTCTTCATGCATTTTTCAGCGATGATAGGTCTGAGTGACTCTCAGTACTGTAACGATTTCCCAGAGTAGAAGAATTACCTAGTAGTTAGATCTCGAGCTTGCAAACTAAAAAATTTTTATGCTATTCCCATCCTCTCCATCGAGGCTTACAGATGTAAGATATTTGATTGTATACTTAAATGTGATACTTTTCATAATATTTCCTTATGAGGTGATCACTTTTTATAGATAATAAGGAATAAAAGCACAGACTAATAATGAGGATTTAAACGTGCTTGATTGGCCCAATGCAATATCTAATCTATGAAATAGTGCAGCGAGAGTTTTTATCGTAATGACGATATTTTAAACCTTTTAGGTCATAAACTTAAGTCTTATACTAAATGAGTTATGCTTGTCTTTGAGGTTTTGAGCGATCTTCTAAATCTATATAGGAACCTAAGTCCGAATAATTAAGTGATGATATTTTATTTGAGGAGGTCAGAGTACCAGCTTCTTGATGTAACTTTAATTTGCCCCTCAACAATATAAGTATGTTATGAAATATGATGTAATAATTATTGGTGCTGGCCATAATGGTCTAGTTTCCTCAATATATTTGGCTCAAAAAGGGCTTAAGGTATTAGTCATTGAGGCCAGAAATAGGCCCGGTGGAATGAGCGACACTGAAGAATATAAGGGAGTAAAATATAGTAGGGCGTCATACGTATTAGGTCTATTTCCTAAAAGAATTCAAGAGGAATTGGGGGTAATTTTTCCTACAGTTGACTCAGATGTTGCTGACGTTTTCGTTACTGAAGATGGAAAGGTTGTGAATATATGGAGAAATAAGGAGAAAAGACTTGAGGAGTTTAAGCGACTAGGTCAAACCAAATACCCTAAAATGGAGGAATTATTGTTCAAGATTAAGGAGAAGATTGAAAAGGAAATGCAATACGTTACCAAACCGCCTTCCTTCGAGGACTTTATGAACGCAGTAGAAGGAACTGAACTTGAGATATTTACACAACCATCTAGAAAGTTCCTAAATGAATATCTAGATGAGGAATTTCAACCTTATTTCTCATATGGATTTATGTACGATTTACCAGCTTATGTTCTGGCATATTACTTTAGTCTAGACTGGAAGATAGTGAGGGGTGGAATGGGAAAAGTAGGAGAAATATTAATGAATAGAGCCAAACAATTGGGTGTTGACTTTATATTCAATACAAAGGTGAATGAGATAATCATAAAGGATAACGTAGCAACAGGTGTGAGAACTAATGCTGACAAAATTATTGAGAGTAAAATAGTGATTAATGCTGCAAGTCCGGTTTTGCTGAACAAGTTGACCAACGGATTACTGAAAGTTTATCATCCGGAGTTCAGGCCCGGTTGGAAGAGGGATACTTTAATATTGAGGGAACTACCAAATCTACCGGATTACATGAGAAATCATCTGGATACGTTATTTACGCTACCAGTAGGTGAAGTTACTATTCCTTCAGCTGTTGATAATAGCCTAGGAGGTCATGTGATGACAATTATGGGTAGTTATGAAGAGGCTAAAGACTTCTTCCCAGACTTGGAAAAGAAGGTGGTTCATGTTGATAGATTAGATGCTTATAAACTTGAGAGAGAATACAATGCCCCCTTCGGAGATATGAATCATATGCCCATGTATACGGAATACTTATTCGATGGTAGACCAATTAAAGGTTGGGGATACACTACTCCAGTTAAGAACTTGTACGTAACTGGTTCTGGAACTTACCCAGGAGGACAAGTTACTGGAGTACCTGGAAGAAACGCTGCAATGAAGATTATAACTGATTTAGGTATCTTATAATGTTGTTGACTATTGGTCATTCAAATAGAAGCTTAGAAGATTTTATCGAAATATTAAAGAAGTATAACGTGGAGATATTAATAGATGTAAGGAGATGGCCTAAAAGTTCTAGATATCCACACTTTAACAAGGAGAATCTCAAAAAGGCTTTGGAACAAAGTGGTATAGAATACTTATGGAAGGAACAGTTAGGAGGATATAGGAAAATCGGAAAAGACGTTGAGGATATAGCTATTGGCAAATGCTTTAAGAGCGAGGGTTTTAGAGCTTATGCAATTTACATTCTAACTAACGAAAGGGCTATGGAAACATTAGAGGAGGTTAGGGGAATTAATAAGATAAAGGTAATCATGTGCGCTGAGAAGTTTCCTTGGAATTGCCATAGAAAGATAATTTCTGATTGGTTTTTTGCTAGGGGAGATGAAGTATTACACATAATAGATAAGGAAAGCACTATCAAACATAAACTCACTACATGTGCAGAAATTGTGAAAAATAATTTAAACTATAAATAATTTAGCTAAATTCAACTAATTTTTAATATTCTTTTAGCGTTATCTCTCATTATCTTCTCATCCTTTAAAACATTATATACTTGATAGGCGTATTCAGCCAAATCTTGCCCCTTAAATGCTGGGAAATCACTTCCGTAAATTACCTTATCTGAAATTTCGTGTAATCTAGGTAATACTTTCAATATGTTCTTAGGGGGAATAGACGAGATCTCTAGGAACACGTTTCGTGTAAAACGAGCCATGTGGAATGCAGTATTGTACCATAGTGGTCTCCCCGCATGTGCTAGGATTATCCTAAGTTTCGGGAAATCCTTAGCAACGTCATCAGCGTAAATCGGATCAGCATATTTATTTCTACTTTCCACTCCTATACTTGTTCCAGTGTGAATTAGGATAGGTAAATCGTGATCTTCAGCGAATTCATACACGTAAAGTAGTTGCTTTAGTCCTCCTTCCTCTTCTCTATACGCATTAGGCTTGAAGGCATGATGTACAGGATGTAGCTTAATTCCTATAATACCTAACGAATACTGTTTATCTAACTCTCTCCTAACATCACATCTCCACGGGTTTACTTCTCCCCATTGCAGATAAAGATCTGGATTTCTCTTTCTCTCCTCGTAATCGATATAGAAACCATCATAACAGTCATCACTATGGCATGGGTGTGAGGGAACAAGAAGGATTTTTTCAATTTCGACAAACTCATTCTTTAAAGTCATCCTTGTTTCCTCAACATTCTCTAAGAATTCCTTACAGTGTTCAGGAATTTTTCTAGCGTATATGTGATAATGAACATGAGTATCAATAACTTTTATCATCAAGATAGGTATGTTTCCTTTCTATTATTAATATCTATCTTTGATTTTGAAATGACGAAACTCGTCTTGAGACGCTATGATCTTTAGTATATCCCTCTTAGCTTCTTCCTTGAATTGATTTACGTTTATATCTGGAGGAGTTACTCCTCTACATCTCATTTTTAGTATCTCATCTCTTATATCCCCCATTTTCTTGGCCAAAGACTTAATTTCCGTGGTCTCGTAACCAAGAGCCTCAACTAGGTTCCTAGTCACCCTTACGCTTTTCCTTAATTCATGGAAATCTGTCACGTCTTGTATTTGATGTAGAGAGGTGAGAATTCTATTATATATAACTAGTCTGGCACCATATATCTTATT includes:
- a CDS encoding CHAD domain-containing protein, yielding MSVSRVENYLNLQLKKALQINGIGVEEIHDIRVAVRKYFDVLYALYPVYENVECLFLAKEVISKLGKVRDMDICEVINEERNRLAIRAVKEVRGLKVCFVNNKIYGARLVIYNRILTSLHQIQDVTDFHELRKSVRVTRNLVEALGYETTEIKSLAKKMGDIRDEILKMRCRGVTPPDINVNQFKEEAKRDILKIIASQDEFRHFKIKDRY
- a CDS encoding amidohydrolase family protein, with the translated sequence MIKVIDTHVHYHIYARKIPEHCKEFLENVEETRMTLKNEFVEIEKILLVPSHPCHSDDCYDGFYIDYEERKRNPDLYLQWGEVNPWRCDVRRELDKQYSLGIIGIKLHPVHHAFKPNAYREEEGGLKQLLYVYEFAEDHDLPILIHTGTSIGVESRNKYADPIYADDVAKDFPKLRIILAHAGRPLWYNTAFHMARFTRNVFLEISSIPPKNILKVLPRLHEISDKVIYGSDFPAFKGQDLAEYAYQVYNVLKDEKIMRDNAKRILKIS